Within Thermoprotei archaeon, the genomic segment ATACTTGGCATTGATATTAATTTCAAAGACAAATTAACAACAGATGAAATAGAATATATAATTGATGAAATAGAACAAAAAATAAAACAATCATACCCATTCGTAAAGCATATATACATAGAAGCAGAGAGTCAACCCGTAATAACTAAAAAATCAACTTAAATATTCTCATTTATATGATGGTCTCAGAAAATCTTTTCAAATCATTAAATCATCACTCGGCAAACACATCATTGACCAAAATAATCATATCAAAAGAGTATAAAAAATTATTGTTCAAGTTTTAAAGATGGATGTCTAGAAAACCTAGTGCTTTGGCTCTGGGATATTCCCGATGTGGATGGAGCGACATCTAAATGGTGTTAAGAACATAGCCATACTTTAATGAGAGGTGTGAGATGGGGGATGAGTGAGCCCCCGAGCCAGCAGATGTGCCTGAAATAGATAGCTATAGAAATCTTTAATAGCGAAAATGTACGGTCTAAGTTTTTTCTCATTTTAGGTTTCAAAACAATGATTTTTCTGTAAGAGAGATCTTATAAGTGTTTAAGCTTATGTGAAAAACATTATGATTTATAAGTTAGAAAGTGTTTTAATTTACTATGAGCGAGACAAAAAGTGATCTCATTGTAATAAAATTAGGAGGTAGTGTGATAACTGATAAATCAAAAGAAAAGTTTATAAAAAAAGATACATTAAATAGGCTCAGTCGGGAAATTGCAGAATTGCAGGTCAGAACTATTATAGTGCATGGTGGGGGAAGTTTTGGGCATCCATTAGCCAAAAAATATAAAGTGAGTTCAGGATTAGGAGGATCGACTTTAATAGGGGCAAGTTTAACAGAGTCTGCTATGAAAGAACTCAATTTATATGTAGTAAATTCCTTAATAAATCATGGAATACCTGCAGCATCAATCTCACCATTTTCAATAATAGTTACTGATACCAAAAAAGTTTGGTTATATTTTTTTGAAACTATTAATCTTTCATTAAACATAGGTTTCACACCAGTACTTTACGGTGATGTTGTGCTCGATAAATCTAATGGATTTTCCATATTATCTGGTGATAAAATGATTATAGAATTGGCGAAGTATTTTAAACCTAAGAGTGTAATTTTTTGTTTGGATGTGGATGGCATCTATACATCTGATCCTAAGATAGATAAAAACGCTAGACTTATAAAAGAACTAACCATTAATGATGCTATAGAGATAGCTAAAAGTAGTGGTAATTCTGAAAAAGATGTTACTGGTGGTATAAAAGGTAAACTAGAATCAGCAATTGAAATAGCACGCATGGGGACTGATGTAGTATTCATAAATGGGAATAGGCATGGTTTACTTCAAAAGACTTTAAAAGGAACGATTGAGATAGGTACATTACT encodes:
- a CDS encoding cation transporter dimerization domain-containing protein codes for the protein MEHIRKIVLSIPQVNQIIDIKSVYFGINHVILGIDINFKDKLTTDEIEYIIDEIEQKIKQSYPFVKHIYIEAESQPVITKKST
- a CDS encoding isopentenyl phosphate kinase — protein: MSETKSDLIVIKLGGSVITDKSKEKFIKKDTLNRLSREIAELQVRTIIVHGGGSFGHPLAKKYKVSSGLGGSTLIGASLTESAMKELNLYVVNSLINHGIPAASISPFSIIVTDTKKVWLYFFETINLSLNIGFTPVLYGDVVLDKSNGFSILSGDKMIIELAKYFKPKSVIFCLDVDGIYTSDPKIDKNARLIKELTINDAIEIAKSSGNSEKDVTGGIKGKLESAIEIARMGTDVVFINGNRHGLLQKTLKGTIEIGTLLRGLKT